A single Candoia aspera isolate rCanAsp1 chromosome 7, rCanAsp1.hap2, whole genome shotgun sequence DNA region contains:
- the TOM1 gene encoding target of Myb1 membrane trafficking protein isoform X1 has protein sequence MEFLLGNPFSSPVGQRIEKATDGSLQNEDWALNMEICDIINETEEGPKDAFRAIKKRILGNKNFHEVMLALTVLETCVKNCGHRFHVLVASQDFVEGVLVRTILPKNNPPAIVHDKVLTLIQSWADAFRSTPDLTGVVTVYEDLRRKGLEFPMTDLDMLSPIHTPQRTVYTPDSQSGVTSSADSPQTIDSILHPVSLPQAPETAADASITPTPDQIGKLRSELEVVNGNVKVMSEMLTELVPGQAEPSDLELLQELNRTCKAMQQRILELIPRILNEQLTEELLIVNDNLNNIFLRHERFERIRSGQPVKQQNDTENANGLADMGSSITPAEKGPEVVSTLSSQLAGIDLGSNSVSAGLQSLNNSSKLEEEFDMFALTRGSSLAEQRKEVKYEDPLATKGLAGALDARQQNTGALEPGASSDGAPITNWMVRQGMIPVSQAAFMEEIEQWISTEVGNETVDPKGVTSEEFDRFLEERAKVADRLPTLPSAPTGAPSSSTNSGPQRKKEKDEDAMFAL, from the exons ATGGAGTTTCTTCTCGGCAATCCTTTCAGCTCTCCGGTCGGGCAGCGCATTG AGAAAGCTACTGATGGCTCCTTACAGAATGAAGATTGGGCTCTTAACATGGAAATCTGTGACATCATTAATGAGACAGAAGAAGG GCCCAAAGATGCCTTCCGAGCCATAAAGAAAAGGATCCTTGGGAACAAGAATTTCCATGAAGTGATGCTGGCTTTAACA GTCCTTGAAACGTGTGTCAAAAACTGTGGCCATCGCTTTCATGTACTGGTTGCTAGCCAGGATTTTGTAGAAGGTGTATTAGTACGAACCATCCTTCCCAAAAACAATCCTCCAGCCATTGTACATGACAAGGTGCTGACCCTCATACAA TCCTGGGCTGATGCATTTCGTAGTACACCAGACCTGACCGGGGttgtaactgtttatgaggaCCTGAGGAGAAAAGGCCTGGAGTTTCCCATGACAGATCTAGATATGCTATCACCTATCCATACACCACAGAGG ACTGTATACACACCAGATTCCCAGTCAGGAGTTACTTCATCAGCAGATTCTCCCCAAACAATAGATTCAATCCTGCACCCTGTATCCTTACCACAAGCTCCAGAGACTGCTGCTGATGCCTCCATCACACCTACACCAGATCAG ATTGGAAAACTACGCAGTGAACTGGAAGTGGTGAATGGAAACGTAAAAGTAATGTCTGAGATGTTAACAGAATTAGTGCCAGGACAGGCTGAACCTTCTGACCTTGAACTGCTCCAG GAACTGAATCGGACGTGTAAAGCGATGCAGCAGCGTATATTGGAGCTGATTCCCCGCATCCTCAATGAACAGCTAACTGAGGAGCTGCTCATTGTCAATGACAACCTCAACAATATTTTCCTGCGCCATGAACG GTTTGAACGGATCCGATCTGGCCAGCCTGTAAAG caACAAAATGATACAGAAAATGCAAACGGTCTGGCTGACATGGGATCTAGTATCACACCAGCAGAAAAAGGTCCTGAAGTTGTCAGTACACTTTCCTCTCAGCTTGCAGGAATTG ATCTAGGTTCTAACAGTGTCAGTGCAGGTTTGCAGTCCCTTAACAATTCCAGCAAACTGGAAGAAGAGTTTGATATGTTTGCACTGACCCGTGGGAGCTCCTTAGCTGAGCAACGCAAAGA AGTGAAGTATGAAGACCCTTTAGCCACAAAAGGACTAGCTGGAGCATTGGATGCCAGGCAACAGAACACAGGAGCA CTGGAACCAGGTGCTTCCTCTGACGGGGCCCCGATTACAAACTGGATGGTGCGCCAAGGAATG ATTCCTGTATCCCAGGCTGCCTTCATGGAGGAAATTGAACAATGGATCTCCACTGAAGTG GGAAACGAGACAGTGGATCCAAAGGGTGTCACCAGTGAAG AGTTTGACAGATTCCTTGAAGAGCGTGCAAAGGTGGCAGATCGGCTTCCTACCCTTCCCAGTGCCCCTACAGGGGCTCCTTCGTCATCCACTAACTCTGGTCCTCagcgaaagaaagaaaaagatgaggaTGCAATGTTTGCTTTATGA
- the TOM1 gene encoding target of Myb1 membrane trafficking protein isoform X2, protein MEFLLGNPFSSPVGQRIEKATDGSLQNEDWALNMEICDIINETEEGPKDAFRAIKKRILGNKNFHEVMLALTVLETCVKNCGHRFHVLVASQDFVEGVLVRTILPKNNPPAIVHDKVLTLIQSWADAFRSTPDLTGVVTVYEDLRRKGLEFPMTDLDMLSPIHTPQRTVYTPDSQSGVTSSADSPQTIDSILHPVSLPQAPETAADASITPTPDQIGKLRSELEVVNGNVKVMSEMLTELVPGQAEPSDLELLQELNRTCKAMQQRILELIPRILNEQLTEELLIVNDNLNNIFLRHERFERIRSGQPVKQQNDTENANGLADMGSSITPAEKGPEVVSTLSSQLAGIDLGSNSVSAGLQSLNNSSKLEEEFDMFALTRGSSLAEQRKEVKYEDPLATKGLAGALDARQQNTGAIPVSQAAFMEEIEQWISTEVGNETVDPKGVTSEEFDRFLEERAKVADRLPTLPSAPTGAPSSSTNSGPQRKKEKDEDAMFAL, encoded by the exons ATGGAGTTTCTTCTCGGCAATCCTTTCAGCTCTCCGGTCGGGCAGCGCATTG AGAAAGCTACTGATGGCTCCTTACAGAATGAAGATTGGGCTCTTAACATGGAAATCTGTGACATCATTAATGAGACAGAAGAAGG GCCCAAAGATGCCTTCCGAGCCATAAAGAAAAGGATCCTTGGGAACAAGAATTTCCATGAAGTGATGCTGGCTTTAACA GTCCTTGAAACGTGTGTCAAAAACTGTGGCCATCGCTTTCATGTACTGGTTGCTAGCCAGGATTTTGTAGAAGGTGTATTAGTACGAACCATCCTTCCCAAAAACAATCCTCCAGCCATTGTACATGACAAGGTGCTGACCCTCATACAA TCCTGGGCTGATGCATTTCGTAGTACACCAGACCTGACCGGGGttgtaactgtttatgaggaCCTGAGGAGAAAAGGCCTGGAGTTTCCCATGACAGATCTAGATATGCTATCACCTATCCATACACCACAGAGG ACTGTATACACACCAGATTCCCAGTCAGGAGTTACTTCATCAGCAGATTCTCCCCAAACAATAGATTCAATCCTGCACCCTGTATCCTTACCACAAGCTCCAGAGACTGCTGCTGATGCCTCCATCACACCTACACCAGATCAG ATTGGAAAACTACGCAGTGAACTGGAAGTGGTGAATGGAAACGTAAAAGTAATGTCTGAGATGTTAACAGAATTAGTGCCAGGACAGGCTGAACCTTCTGACCTTGAACTGCTCCAG GAACTGAATCGGACGTGTAAAGCGATGCAGCAGCGTATATTGGAGCTGATTCCCCGCATCCTCAATGAACAGCTAACTGAGGAGCTGCTCATTGTCAATGACAACCTCAACAATATTTTCCTGCGCCATGAACG GTTTGAACGGATCCGATCTGGCCAGCCTGTAAAG caACAAAATGATACAGAAAATGCAAACGGTCTGGCTGACATGGGATCTAGTATCACACCAGCAGAAAAAGGTCCTGAAGTTGTCAGTACACTTTCCTCTCAGCTTGCAGGAATTG ATCTAGGTTCTAACAGTGTCAGTGCAGGTTTGCAGTCCCTTAACAATTCCAGCAAACTGGAAGAAGAGTTTGATATGTTTGCACTGACCCGTGGGAGCTCCTTAGCTGAGCAACGCAAAGA AGTGAAGTATGAAGACCCTTTAGCCACAAAAGGACTAGCTGGAGCATTGGATGCCAGGCAACAGAACACAGGAGCA ATTCCTGTATCCCAGGCTGCCTTCATGGAGGAAATTGAACAATGGATCTCCACTGAAGTG GGAAACGAGACAGTGGATCCAAAGGGTGTCACCAGTGAAG AGTTTGACAGATTCCTTGAAGAGCGTGCAAAGGTGGCAGATCGGCTTCCTACCCTTCCCAGTGCCCCTACAGGGGCTCCTTCGTCATCCACTAACTCTGGTCCTCagcgaaagaaagaaaaagatgaggaTGCAATGTTTGCTTTATGA